A single genomic interval of Spinacia oleracea cultivar Varoflay chromosome 6, BTI_SOV_V1, whole genome shotgun sequence harbors:
- the LOC110785343 gene encoding beta-1,6-galactosyltransferase GALT29A gives MLESVEDEGYVSKSKPSIWEIYSDYDSPKTLAHNIIRSTAFSSPPMKRSVRPVFSLLLVIVVAATFGCRVAIRNGFGSIYSEGDYSIGKVVPLPPLDLPVFNSTLIRLAEVDVGEAQLKKEVEQLMEGGYGSVARLRTFATWRRFFSSGGIRARTSRGMPVSPRSPEFSKVWSKFRRCLGDWFRKNRFQPGVMEELVELVKVPIDKHNGLFVDAKKKRKYSSCAVVGNSGILLGKEYGNLIDSHEGVIRLNNARIETYQKNVGSKTSLSFVNSNILHLCARRDDCYCHPYGTNTPIVMYMCQPAQFLDYVVCNSSHKPPLIVTDPRFDMLCARIVKYYSLKRFADSRNKTLEQWNSAHGGSMFHYSSGMQAVMLALGVCDRVSLFGFGKSTDAKHHYHTNQKAELTLHDYLAEYDFYNDLVKRPRVVPFISNNFHFPPVVIHR, from the coding sequence ATGTTAGAAAGTGTAGAAGATGAAGGATATgtttcaaaatcaaaacccagTATATGGGAGATCTATTCTGATTATGATTCACCAAAAACTCTAGCACATAATATAATCCGGTCTACCGCCTTTTCGTCTCCACCAATGAAAAGGTCGGTGAGACCAGTGTTTAGTTTGCTGTTGGTGATTGTTGTTGCTGCAACTTTTGGTTGCCGGGTTGCGATTAGAAATGGGTTTGGATCTATTTATAGTGAGGGTGATTATTCAATTGGTAAAGTTGTCCCACTCCCACCCTTGGATTTGCCTGTTTTTAACTCCACATTGATTAGATTAGCTGAAGTTGATGTGGGTGAGGCTCAATTGAAAAAGGAGGTTGAGCAATTGATGGAGGGTGGTTATGGAAGTGTTGCTCGTCTTCGGACTTTTGCCACGTGGCGGAGGTTCTTTAGTAGTGGTGGTATACGAGCTAGAACATCAAGGGGGATGCCGGTGAGTCCTCGGTCACCGGAGTTTTCAAAGGTTTGGTCAAAGTTTAGGAGGTGTTTGGGTGATTGGTTTAGGAAGAATAGGTTTCAACCTGGTGTAATGGAGGAGTTGGTTGAGCTTGTGAAAGTCCCTATTGATAAGCATAATGGATTGTTTGTAGATGCTAAAAAGAAGAGGAAGTATTCATCTTGTGCTGTGGTGGGAAATAGTGGAATTTTATTAGGTAAAGAGTATGGGAATTTGATTGATAGCCATGAAGGTGTGATTCGGTTGAACAATGCTAGGATTGAAACCTATCAAAAGAATGTGGGTTCGAAAACAAGTTTATCGTTCGTAAATAGTAACATTTTACATCTTTGTGCAAGAAGGGATGATTGTTATTGCCACCCATATGGGACTAATACACCCATTGTTATGTACATGTGCCAACCCGCCCAATTCCTAGACTATGTAGTGTGCAACTCGTCTCATAAACCACCCTTGATTGTGACGGATCCTAGGTTTGATATGTTATGTGCTAGGATTGTTAAGTATTACTCATTAAAACGGTTTGCAGATAGTCGAAACAAGACTCTAGAGCAATGGAACTCTGCTCATGGTGGGTCTATGTTCCATTACTCTTCAGGTATGCAAGCTGTGATGCTGGCATTGGGAGTATGTGATAGAGTTAGCCTTTTTGGGTTCGGGAAATCAACTGATGCAAAGCATCATTACCATACAAATCAAAAGGCGGAGCTCACCTTGCACGATTACCTGGCTGAGTATGATTTTTATAACGATTTAGTCAAGAGGCCTCGCGTAGTACCATTCATCTCCAACAACTTCCACTTCCCTCCTGTGGTAATCCATCGATGA